A genomic region of Herbaspirillum sp. DW155 contains the following coding sequences:
- the clpP gene encoding ATP-dependent Clp endopeptidase proteolytic subunit ClpP, with amino-acid sequence MTGLMKQSALDTQMLGMVPMVIEQSGRGERAYDIYSRLLKERIIFLVGPVNDAMANLIVAQLLFLESENPDKDISLYINSPGGSVSAGMAIFDTMQFIKPQVSTLCTGLAASMGAFLLAAGAKGKRFSLPNSRIMIHQPLGGAQGQASDIEIQAREILYLRERLNTILAEKTGRTVEQISKDTDRDNFMSAEAAAEYGLIDQVLTQRT; translated from the coding sequence ATGACTGGTCTGATGAAGCAATCTGCACTGGATACCCAAATGCTCGGCATGGTGCCGATGGTGATCGAACAGAGTGGCCGTGGCGAACGCGCTTACGACATCTATTCGCGCCTGCTCAAGGAACGCATCATTTTCCTGGTCGGCCCGGTCAATGATGCGATGGCCAACCTGATCGTGGCGCAGCTGCTGTTCCTGGAAAGCGAAAACCCGGACAAGGACATTTCCCTGTACATCAATTCGCCTGGCGGTTCGGTTTCGGCCGGCATGGCGATCTTCGACACCATGCAGTTCATCAAGCCGCAAGTGTCGACGCTGTGCACGGGTCTGGCCGCTTCCATGGGCGCTTTCCTGCTGGCCGCTGGTGCCAAGGGCAAGCGTTTCTCGCTGCCGAACTCGCGCATCATGATTCACCAGCCGCTGGGCGGCGCTCAGGGCCAGGCATCGGATATCGAGATCCAGGCACGTGAAATTCTGTACCTGCGCGAACGCCTCAACACCATCCTCGCTGAAAAGACCGGCCGTACGGTCGAGCAGATCAGCAAGGATACCGATCGAGACAATTTCATGTCGGCCGAGGCCGCCGCGGAATATGGTCTGATCGACCAGGTGCTGACCCAGCGTACTTGA
- the tig gene encoding trigger factor, protein MATAVETLSKLERRMTLSFPLADVQAEVEKRLKVRARTAKAPGFRPGKVPMKMVAAQFGYQVETEVLNDKVGRAFNDAAVENNLRVAGFPRIEPKTSEEAGEGKLAFDATFEVYPEVTVGDLSGAEVEKTTAVVSDAEIDKTIDILRKQRVHYHVKGEQGAHGDGGADQSAQNGDRVTVDFVGKIDGVEFQGGKADAFPFVLGEGRMLPEFEAATIGLKVGESKTFPLAFPEDYHGKDVAGKTAEFTITVKKIEWAHMPEVDAVFAQSLGIEDGDLTKMREDIKKNLEREVTARTKAKTKDSVMNALIKASELEVPKALIDQDVERLSEMARQDMAQRGMDPKVMQLPKELFTAQAERRVRLGLILAEVVKQNKLEATEEQVKAQIEDFAQSYEDPQQVLKYYFSDRRRLAEVEALVLEENVVNYVLGKAKVSEKPVSFDELMGNQAQA, encoded by the coding sequence CTGAAGGTGCGCGCCCGTACCGCCAAGGCACCGGGTTTCCGTCCGGGTAAAGTGCCGATGAAGATGGTTGCCGCCCAGTTCGGCTACCAGGTCGAAACCGAAGTCCTCAACGACAAGGTTGGCCGCGCATTCAATGACGCCGCCGTCGAAAACAACCTGCGCGTGGCCGGTTTCCCCCGCATCGAACCCAAGACCAGCGAAGAAGCCGGTGAAGGCAAGCTGGCCTTCGACGCCACCTTCGAAGTCTATCCGGAAGTGACCGTCGGCGACCTGTCCGGCGCTGAAGTCGAGAAGACCACCGCGGTCGTCTCCGACGCCGAAATCGACAAGACCATCGACATCCTGCGCAAGCAGCGCGTGCACTACCACGTCAAGGGCGAGCAAGGTGCGCACGGCGACGGCGGTGCCGACCAGTCGGCCCAGAACGGCGACCGCGTGACCGTGGACTTCGTGGGCAAGATCGACGGCGTGGAATTCCAGGGCGGCAAGGCCGATGCCTTCCCGTTCGTGTTGGGCGAAGGCCGCATGCTGCCCGAATTCGAAGCCGCGACCATCGGCCTGAAGGTCGGCGAATCGAAGACCTTCCCGCTGGCTTTCCCCGAGGACTACCACGGCAAGGACGTGGCCGGCAAGACCGCTGAATTCACCATCACCGTCAAGAAGATCGAATGGGCGCATATGCCTGAGGTCGATGCAGTCTTCGCCCAATCCCTGGGCATCGAAGACGGCGATCTGACCAAGATGCGCGAAGACATCAAGAAGAACCTGGAGCGTGAAGTCACCGCCCGCACCAAGGCCAAGACCAAGGACAGCGTGATGAACGCCCTGATCAAGGCGTCCGAACTGGAAGTGCCCAAGGCCCTGATCGACCAGGACGTCGAGCGCCTGTCCGAAATGGCCCGTCAGGACATGGCCCAGCGCGGTATGGACCCCAAGGTCATGCAACTGCCCAAGGAACTGTTCACTGCCCAGGCCGAGCGCCGCGTGCGCCTGGGCCTGATCCTGGCTGAAGTGGTCAAGCAGAACAAGCTGGAAGCCACCGAAGAACAGGTCAAGGCCCAGATCGAAGACTTCGCCCAGAGCTACGAAGATCCGCAACAAGTGCTGAAGTACTACTTCTCCGACCGTCGTCGCCTGGCCGAAGTCGAAGCTCTTGTTTTGGAAGAAAACGTCGTCAACTACGTCCTCGGCAAGGCAAAGGTCTCGGAAAAGCCGGTTTCGTTCGATGAACTGATGGGTAATCAGGCGCAAGCGTAA